In the genome of Vigna radiata var. radiata cultivar VC1973A unplaced genomic scaffold, Vradiata_ver6 scaffold_238, whole genome shotgun sequence, the window NNNNNNNNNNNNNNNNNNNNNNNNNNNNNNNNNNNNNNNNNNNNNNNNNNNNNNNNNNNNNNNNNNNNNNNNNNNNNNNNNNNNNNNNNNNNNNNNNNNNNNNNNNNNNNNNNNNNNNNNNNNNNNNNNNNNNNNNNNNNNNNNNNNNNNNNNNNNNNNNNNNNNNNNNNNNNNNNNNNNNNNNNNNNNNNNNNNNNNNNNNNNNNNNNNNNNNNNNNNNNNNNNNNNNNNNNNNNNNNNNNNNNNNNNNNNNNNNNNNNNNNNNNNNNNNNNNNNNNNNNNNNNNNNNNNNNNNNNNNNNNNNNNNNNNNNNNNNNNNNNNNNNNNNNNNNNNNNNNNNNNNNNNNNNNNNNNNNNNNNNNNNNNNNNNNNNNNNNNNNNNNNNNNNNNNNNNNNNNNNNNNNNNNNNNNNNNNNNNNNNNNNNNNNNNNNNNNNNNNNNNNNNNNNNNNNNNNNNNNNNNNNNNNNNNNNNNNNNNNNNNNNNNNNNNNNNNNNNNNNNNNNNNNNNNNNNNNNNNNNNNNNNNNNNNNNNNNNNNNNNNNNNNNNNNNNNNNNNNNNNNNNNNNNNNNNNNNNNNNNNNNNNNNNNNNNNNNNNNNNNNNNNNNNNNNNNNNNNNNNNNNNNNNNNNNNNNNNNNNNNNNNNNNNNNNNNNNNNNNNNNNNNNNNNNNNNNNNNNNNNNNNNNNNNNNNNNNNNNNNNNNNNNNNNNNNNNNNNNNNNNNNNNNNNNNNNNNNNNNNNNNNNNNNNNNNNNNNNNNNNNNNNNNNNNNNNNNNNNNNNNNNNNNNNNNNNNNNNNNNNNNNNNNNNNNNNNNNNNNNNNNNNNNNNNNNNNNNNNNNNNNNNNNNNNNNNNNNNNNNNNNNNNNNNNNNNNNNNNNNNNNNNNNNNNNNNNNNNNNNNNNNNNNNNNNNNNNNNNNNNNNNNNNNNNNNNNNNNNNNNNNNNNNNNNNNNNNNNNNNNNNNNNNNNNNNNNNNNNNNNNNNNNNNNNNNNNNNNNNNNNNNNNNNNNNNNNNNNNNNNNNNNNNNNNNNNNNNNNNNNNNNNNNNNNNNNNNNNNNNNNNNNNNNNNNNNNNNNNNNNNNNNNNNNNNNNNNNNNNNNNNNNNNNNNNNNNNNNNNNNNNNNNNNNNNNNNNNNNNNNNNNNNNNNNNNNNNNNNNNNNNNNNNNNNNNNNNNNNNNNNNNNNNNNNNNNNNNNNNNNNNNNNNNNNNNNNNNNNNNNNNNNNNNNNNNNNNNNNNNNNNNNNNNNNNNNNNNNNNNNNNNNNNNNNNNNNNNNNNNNNNNNNNNNNNNNNNNNNNNNNNNNNNNNNNNNNNNNNNNNNNNNNNNNNNNNNNNNNNNNNNNNNNNNNNNNNNNNNNNNNNNNNNNNNNNNNNNNNNNNNNNNNNNNNNNNNNNNNNNNNNNNNNNNNNNNNNNNNNNNNNNNNNNNNNNNNNNNNNNNNNNNNNNNNNNNNNNNNNNNNNNNNNNNNNNNNNNNNNNNNNNNNNNNNNNNNNNNNNNNNNNNNNNNNNNNNNNNNNNNNNNNNNNNNNNNNNNNNNNNNNNNNNNNNNNNNNNNNNNNNNNNNNNNNNNNNNNNNNNNNNNNNNNNNNNNNNNNNNNNNNNNNNNNNNNNNNNNNNNNNNNNNNNNNNNNNNNNNNNNNNNNNNNNNNNNNNNNNNNNNNNNNNNNNNNNNNNNNNNNNNNNNNNNNNNNNNNNNNNNNNNNNNNNNNNNNNNNNNNNNNNNNNNNNNNNNNNNNNNNNNNNNNNNNNNNNNNNNNNNNNNNNNNNNNNNNNNNNNNNNNNNNNNNNNNNNNNNNNNNNNNNNNNNNNNNNNNNNNNNNNNNNNNNNNNNNNNNNNNNNNNNNNNNNNNNNNNNNNNNNNNNNNNNNNNNNNNNNNNNNNNNNNNNNNNNNNNNNNNNNNNNNNNNNNNNNNNNNNNNNNNNNNNNNNNNNNNNNNNNNNNNNNNNNNNNNNNNNNNNNNNNNNNNNNNNNNNNNNNNNNNNNNNNNNNNNNNNNNNNNNNNNNNNNNNNNNNNNNNNNNNNNNNNNNNNNNNNNNNNNNNNNNNNNNNNNNNNNNNNNNNNNNNNNNNNNNNNNNNNNNNNNNNNNNNNNNNNNNNNNNNNNNNNNNNNNNNNNNNNNNNNNNNNNNNNNNNNNNNNNNNNNNNNNNNNNNNNNNNNNNNNNNNNNNNNNNNNNNNNNNNNNNNNNNNNNNNNNNNNNNNNNNNNNNNNNNNNNNNNNNNNNNNNNNNNNNNNNNNNNNNNNNNNNNNNNNNNNNNNNNNNNNNNNNNNNNNNNNNNNNNNNNNNNNNNNNNNNNNNNNNNNNNNNNNNNNNNNNNNNNNNNNNNNNNNNNNNNNNNNNNNNNNNNNNNNNNNNNNNNNNNNNNNNNNNNNNNNNNNNNNNNNNNNNNNNNNNNNNNNNNNNNNNNNNNNNNNNNNNNNNNNNNNNNNNNNNNNNNNNNNNNNNNNNNNNNNNNNNNNNNNNNNNNNNNNNNNNNNNNNNNNNNNNNNNNNNNNNNNNNNNNNNNNNNNNNNNNNNNNNNNNNNNNNNNNNNNNNNNNNNNNNNNNNNNNNNNNNNNNNNNNNNNNNNNNNNNNNNNNNNNNNNNNNNNNNNNNNNNNNNNcaaagcacaaggaacaagtgctcacaacaaaaacccccacctattatctcgtggtgggtataggaagcttgaggagaaaatcctcaagcaaaaggcagatgttataccaccatctcagggtggtagcccTCCTCAACCTCCTTCTCCACCGTCTAGACATGAGAAATGGAAGTTCGCCCGTATGCgaccatcgggcacctactTTTCCGACACTGCACGAGAGatttttgaaagaattgtaagttaccactattcctaaaataataagtattgtcattatacatactacattaaactatttaaagaataatggtgttttgtaatgttacaggacgccttggttgagcagagctcccaaggccaattcactccagagggtTGCCACGATATTCTTGCTGCTGtgattggacgacctgagcaccNtggacgtgtacgtgctgcAGGTTCTGGAAtaggaattaaagattattttgggagctcttctcgtcagcctTCATATTCATACAACGATACACAAAGGATGACaaaagagatcacaaaaaaggttCGAGAAGACCTTAGAGAGGAGATCAGGGCTGAGGTGAGGGCTGAATTCCAGGTCATGTTTCAGCAGCAGTTTCAGAGCATACGCCCGGTGCCATCTCCTATACAGGAACATGTTATCCCTCcccctcccacaggtaaacttaataaacatttatgtgcaattatttctatcttttgtataatctaacatttactctgacagggagaagNgggaaaggaagttgttccgcaGCAGCCATCCCagaggatgacatggacgatggtagtccatgtctgctatacattttagaggaTACTGAGATGGTGCTAGTAGCTCGTGGAACAGAGTTTAGGTCAACGACTGTATGtcatggtatgcaactattagaggatgaggtgaaggtcttagtggatgaaatgatcataccagatgcccCGGTTCCTCTGTCCACGGAAGtgattttcactgtggaacaagcattTAAGTCGTTTATCAGTTGGCCTAAATTTTTGGTTAAACCAGTTTCTGACCCctcggtatgaaattcttctttacacttctcaattttaaaggtttttgatgtcaaaacttatcgtattttttcatgtaacaacagacgcagGCACAGGAGAAAATTCttctatctgaggatgatcctcttgcttcattgcatctacttgctgacatccttgatgagaagcctttggaggttgagtatgatgctaatgtatttgggacagGCTCTAAGGAcccaatataccttcatagccaagatgtccgtgagcttgcgtcgggaacacaagagttgaatattataattattcagctatggatcatgtaagtctatgagcaattatttatatataaaattgatttatatatcaagtatccttatatcaaagttaatttttgatttcaggtatatgtctggggTNAGTAACAAGTTGGGGCGTTCtaatgattatggattcattgatccccaatcaattcatgaatcaaatgattttgagcATATCAACATGANNNNNNNNNNNNNNNNNNNNNNNNNNNNNNNNNNNNNNNNNNNNNNNNNNNNNNNNNNNNNNNNNNNNNNNNNNNNNNNNNNNNNNNNNNNNNNNNNNNNNNNNNNNNNNNNNNNNNNNNNNNNNNNNNNNNNNNNNNNNNNNNNNNNNNNNNNNNNNNNNNNNNNNNNNNNNNNNNNNNNNNNNNNNNNNNNNNNNNNNNNNNNNNNNNNNNNNNNNNNNNNNNNNNNNNNNNNNNNNNNNNNNNNNNNNNNNNNNNNNNNNNNNNNNNNNNNNNNNNNNNNNNNNNNNNNNNNNNNNNNNNNNNNNNNNNNNNNNNNNNNNNNNNNNNNNNNNNNNNNNNNNNNNNNNNNNNNNNNNNNNNNNNNNNNNNNNNNNNNNNNNNNNNNNNNNNNNNNNNNNNNNNNNNNNNNNNNNNNNNNNNNNNNNNNNNNNNNNNNNNNNNNNNNNNNNNNNNNNNNNNNNNNNNNNNNNNNNNNNNNNNNNNNNNNNNNNNNNNNNNNNNNNNNNNNNNNNNNNNNNNNNNNNNNNNNNNNNNNNNNNNNNNNNNNNNNNNNNNNNNNNNNNNNNNNNNNNNNNNNNNNNNNNNNNNNNNNNNNNNNNNNNNNNNNNNNNNNNNNNNNNNNNNNNNNNNNNNNNNNNNNNNNNNNNNNNNNNNNNNNNNNNNNNNNNNNNNNNNNNNNNNNNNNNNNNNNNNNNNNNNNNNNNNNNNNNNNNNNNNNNNNNNNNNNNNNNNNNNNNNNNNNNNNNNNNNNNNNNNNNNNNNNNNNNNNNNNNNNNNNNNNNNNNNNNNNNNNNNNNNNNNNNNNNNNNNNNNNNNNNNNNNNNNNNNNNNNNNNNNNNNNNNNNNNNNNNNNNNNNNNNNNNNNNNNNNNNNNNNNNNNNNNNNNNNNNNNNNNNNNNNNNNNNNNNNNNNNNNNNNNNNNNNNNNNNNNNNNNNNNNNNNNNNNNNNNNNNNNNNNNNNNNNNNNNNNNNNNNNNNNNNNNNNNNNNNNNNNNNNNNNNNNNNNNNNNNNNNNNNNNNNNNNNNNNNNNNNNNNNNNNNNNNNNNNNNNNNNNNNNNNNNNNNNNNNNNNNNNNNNNNNNNNNNNNNNNNNNNNNNNNNNNNNNNNNNNNNNNNNNNNNNNNNNNNNNNNNNNNNNNNNNNNNNNNNNNNNNNNNNNNNNNNNNNNNNNNNNNNNNNNNNNNNNNNNNNNNNNNNNNNNNNNNNNNNNNNNNNNNNNNNNNNNNNNNNNNNNNNNNNNNNNNNNNNNNNNNNNNNNNNNNNNNNNNNNNNNNNNNNNNNNNNNNNNNNNNNNNNNNNNNNNNNNNNNNNNNNNNNNNNNNNNNNNNNNNNNNNNNNNNNNNNNNNNNNNNNNNNNNNNNNNNNNNNNNNNNNNNNNNNNNNNNNNNNNNNNNNNNNNNNNNNNNNNNNNNNNNNNNNNNNNNNNNNNNNNNNNNNNNNNNNNNNNNNNNNNNNNNNNNNNNNNNNNNNNNNNNNNNNNNNNNNNNNNNNNNNNNNNNNNNNNNNNNNNNNNNNNNNNNNNNNNNNNNNNNNNNNNNNNNNNNNNNNNNNNNNNNNNNNNNNNNNNNNNNNNNNNNNNNNNNNNNNNNNNNNNNNNNNNNNNNNNNNNNNNNNNNNNNNNNNNNNNNNNNNNNNNNNNNNNNNNNNNNNNNNNNNNNNNNNNNNNNNNNNNNNNNNNNNNNNNNNNNNNNNNNNNNNNNNNNNNNNNNNNNNNNNNNNNNNNNNNNNNNNNNNNNNNNNNNNNNNNNNNNNNNNNNNNNNNNNNNNNNNNNNNNNNNNNNNNNNNNNNNNNNNNNNNNNNNNNNNNNNNNNNNNNNNNNNNNNNNNNNNNNNNNNNNNNNNNNNNNNNNNNNNNNNNNNNNNNNNNNNNNNNNNNNNNNNNNNNNNNNNNNNNNNNNNNNNNNNNNNNNNNNNNNNNNNNNNNNNNNNNNNNNNNNNNNNNattaattaatcaagctaataattcaagaggagtaaataagagagagcggattagatgaaattgtaaacccccaacaagtccattcatccattgttttcttccagtcatttgaatcaatctattttgcatgttcatattttattctcttactcaatttattaatttttattgtcaagtcttacgattttaattcacgcgaacgataaagcctttcgagtctcttgggaagaacgatattgggttttaccaattatattacttgatatgatttggtacgcttgccaatctgttAACACACTGCAATGGTAATTGGGCTGCACCACATGGTACACATCCAGCTGCTTGAATTAACTCAGCATTCACGGCCCATGGGAGTCTGCAACGCGGTCCAACAGAGGGGGACACAAAAACCTAGGGAGATTCCTAGGACAGGGGACTATTACATTAGCTGAGGGAGAAGGGGAGAGTAGCCGCCACCTTCATTCtgagtttcttttctttgagcTTTTTCAATGGTAGATATGGATAACATGTTATTACGGGATTGTGGATGAAGGAGAATGAAAAGCTTCacctttatttcattttgctGATTTTACTTAATTGCTTTTATCATTTGGTTTGTacgtttattttatttaagctATAGTCACGGTGATTAGATAGTTGTAGgcgtttatttcattttgaaggCACACAGCCCACTCTGCATTGAGTGTCACATGTTGGAATGATATCTCACAAaggtctttcttttctttttatattgtaGTAGCGCTTGGATCGAGAAGAAGTCTCATAgtgtatatatattgaatacATTTCAGCTTTGAATTCCTGCCATGTCTTAATTTATTACACTTATTCATAATTGAGTTATTTGTCACCTCTCTACAAGTTCGGttaatatcattaatattcCCGCGTTGGTTTTAGTGTCATTtctttaatgatatttatttattgcattttaatGGATTTATGAAAGTGGGGTCACGCTCTCTTTCAATTTCCTTTCCACAGCATAGTGCTACAAGATGCATTTTCCCCTTCTCATTTTGATTTcgcaattttattttacttgggTCATGTAGCTTAGACTTGAAATTCGGTACATGCTTGCTTgctagttctttttttttagcttaGTCTGACACATGCATTTTATTTACTTAGTgtaattttgatgatgttggTCGGCTCTTTTTTTCTAGTGTTgggtttaatgttttcttttattttaatgttgtctggTTTGCTCGGtcgtgataatttaattgtcatgttagcttagatTAGTCatgttggttgttaataaagttactttgcttccttgagacttttaaactttaattgccatactgctgctttgattctgctcaatatttaatctgttgtctgcctgcgataaggtatatgcttagttgcctaatcggtgtcaattcttcgcttagttgattagactgtacgatggatgactgattaattttgtgcattgcattcacttagtctttaattttgaagaccaaattagccttcgcttagttgggtgatttgtgtcggatttggattagagtagtgtgtacttgtcgttgatctgggtaggaagcatagtaattgagttaatgaccgaccgtttttattctgtatttgatttcgTTTTTATGTTTCTGTCCACATTTCAGTTTTACATTGCTGTTTGCATCtgtcttttgatttaattcatctgcattcacaaacctttcacaaacccccccactttgtgtgagacctgattctcgaaccacagtttggtccttgagagacgacctaggagtcacttcctagctatactgcattactcatatgcaatcaaatttgtatgggccgcgacacccatcatacATCTTTCCCTAGCAacaaataaggtttagttccccatcgtcatagagaaactaggtgaatggaatgaaaaaaTGGAGATAGAAAGCCCGCGTCCAAATCACTCAGCGCTCAAAAAcggcgctcagcggtttgccccAAAACTGCTCAACGCCTAAAACCGCCGCTCAACGATGCtcaacattctggtcaactggttgacttttctggttgactggttaaCTTTTTTGGTCGaatgttgacttttctggttgacttttatgcattatatttgacttttctgcactacaacccttggtacttcaacctttctttcaattcattccaaaaacttacaaaatcaagggaatctaatgctaaaatcataaaacatgtcctcaactcttttatttacaaaactaaagaaaaatcatgagtcaaagcaagtttctaagtcaacaagggtgcatttgatatcaaaataaagtatgaaaataatgatttttcaaccgttatcatttAGGAATTGGAAAACTGGTTTCTATATTTCAGGTTTGCTTAAATGAGCTAAAACgaacaatatttaataaaaaaacactaaagGTAACGTCATTTTATACACTGTCCATCAAGGCGATGAGTGAAGTTAATATAATGTAGTCGATAACGATGATAATGAAACGCTGGGTGAGGAACTCTATGGCTCACCGATAGTAACGTCGATTGTAAACATGTTTGACGTCAACCTAACATCATTCACCTTGTAAATGACATCAAATATtccttaaatataaatatttattcaaaaattgacGTCATTTTCACTTCGACGTGAATATTACGTCAAATATCCTCTACGCCACCATCAACATTACATCAGTTCTCCCGATCATTTGAcgaaaaatctttctttaaaaataaatattttgtgtagTTTATAGCCAAGGAAAATAGCGGGTAAGGCTCTTGGATCAAGTTTATGTCAATATTTTGACAAGGTGTTGACAAAGCAAAGGTAGCCAAAAACTTTAAGAGTGATAATATCAAAAGGAGAACTGTATAATTTTTGGTGTGGAGAATGGTTATTTAGGAGAGGAGTGGGAAGGAAATTTATGAGGGTAAAGGCATGAATAAGAGCATAAGACCAGAAAATGTTTGGTAAGTGTGCTTGAAAAAGGAGGGAGCGGGTAACATTTAATAAGTGCTGGTGTTTTCTCTCAACTAAGCGATTTTGTTGGGGGGTTTTCACACAAGTTGTTTGATGAACAATTccagtatttttataaaattcggCCATAATAAACTCAGTTCCATTGTCAGATCTAATGCTTAGGACCTTAGTTTTAAACTGTCTTTCAGAATAGGTAATGAAAGATTGTAAATGTGACTGAGTTTCAACTTTTGAGATTAAAGGAAACACCCATACATATCTTGAAAAATCATCAACAgtggttaaaaaatatttatgacaaTGAATGGAAGTAGCAGCATAAGGgccccaaatatcaacatgtaataaagaaaaaatagaagaagctTGAGAAGTACTATGAGGAAAAGAAGGTTTTCTTTGTTTAGCCATATGACAAGGAGTACAAATAAAAGAGTGATCAAAATTAATCACATGATATAACTGTTGCATTACACGTAATCTCGCATGGCTTCCTTATTACAAATCTGTAATGCCAAATATCAATGGCTTCCTTATTACAAATTGTGGTGTTGATGGAGCTAAAAAAGGTCTTGAGTGTATATAACCCATCTTGAGCATCAACAATACCAATCATCCTCTTTGTGTGTCTGTCTTGTATAAAACATTGATTGTCAAGAAATATTAGTTGACAATTAATGGCTGTGGTAAGCTTGGAAACAGATATaagattgaaattaaattgtggAAGATATAGGACATTAGAAATAGACAAAGATTCATTAGTCTTTACTGTTCTAGAATATGAGGCTATGGTTTGTTGTCCATTTGTTAGTTTTACTGTGATGGGATCAATAGCCTTATAGGATGAATATAGATGTAAGGAAGAAGTTACATGATCACTGGCTCCTGAATCTATAATCCACATGGCATGGTCTATAGCATGAGAAATTGGTAGCATATTACCTATAAGAGAAGTAATTGTAGAAGATCCCAATTGTGTTTGCTGTTGTAGGAGAGCTATCAAATGTTGATATTGTTAAGGAGTGATAACAGGTCTGTGCAGTTTATGCCCAGGAGGATAACCATGCTTCTTAAAGCATTCATTAATAATGTGTCCAGTGATATTGCAAAAAGTGCAAACCTTTGAGTTGGATGAACTTGAATTTGATCTTTTGCCAAACGCTCCTTTATTTGATGAATAACCTTGACCTCCTCTTATCCCTTTGTTGTAGGATAATCCTAAAGATCCTGATGGATAGTCATTCCTTTTGTAACAATTTTCAGCCGTGTGGTAATGATCTATGACATCCATGAGTTGGTTTGGTAAAAACACAAAGAAATCAAGAAAGGGAAAGCATCGAATGAAGATCAGAGGCATAATAGAACTCTTCAATTgaagagctctgataccatgtgagaagtggactttaagcctaactcaaccccacaaaatcggcttgtaggGNgaggtttgcacccacttatatacacttaaatggccttatctctagtcgatgtgggacttccaacacacaccCCTCAccccgaggtatatacatcttgagcgtgggattagactttttaatgggtGGTTCGATAAcggcccgatagcgggtggaacaacatgcccaacGACAACAGAAATCGCTGGGATAGGCTCcaaccatggctctgataccatcttaAATAATGAGAGTCAtgctgagaggaaaaatagagaagaaaagaatgttCTGTGTATTATGTTAATTCTGCATAATGCAGatgcaaatatttatacatcaaaattataacaGAATTAGTTATAATTATACCTAATTTATCGGTTATATACACAGAATAATACCaaacagaaataataacaaacaaaatcttaaaacctaataagatatcaaatattaaatcaaatattaaatcctAACAGGATGTATACATTATGGTAGTAATTTACCATGCATTTCAATGATTTAGATGGAAAATGCTTCATGGCAAGCTTCCAAAAATTTCTGGTCTTTGAAAATTTCATTAGATATTCAAATTTCTTATCCTCTTCTAATGTCCCTGACTCTGGAAATTCTTCTCCCATTTCATCAAACTTCCAACTTGAAAATGTCACGCCAATCTCCAATTTAAAAAGTTCTCTTGCTTCCTTAATGTGTAGTTTAACACATTCATCTGATCCTGAATTATTACAGTAACATGAGTCAGGCCTACCTTCCCCAATTCCTTCTGTGCAGCTTTCACTAATATTAGGCATTGGCCAAACTTGAACACCTAGCCACTTTGAATCAtcattatttacatttattatgcCTTCCCACTTTGGAACTTCAGCTTGAAAATGAGATCCAATAGGAATAACTGGCCTTGGAATTTCATTATCCTCTGATAATGACTTGTTACGTGTTTGATGTAGTTCAATATCTTCATTTTCTAAGTATGAAGAATGTGAATTCTCATTTGACTTATCAAAATTCCTATTGAGCAATGGTTATAGAGCTTTTGAAAATTTCGAAGTTGATTTCTCCTTCATTGACGTCTTGGTACTATTAGTAGTAGTAATCACCAAACTTTTACGAGAGCTTTTCGAAGAGTGTTGTTTCAATGGGTTTGACCCTTCAATAAAGACGTTAAAGACACCTAAGTGAAGACAAAATTTACTATAGTTAGtgcaatgttttattttatcatctaGGATTCTATTTTCATTACCATGTTTCTTTCTATTGACATGTCCATGGACAACACTTTCATAACATCTCATATATTGGTCAAATTTCCTCTTctgaaaacaaaagaacaacATTTTAGTAAAAAGAAGAAGTAGTATTTTACATTTCCAATGAagaattcaatttgaaaaatcATGAGAAAAAAGTAATATCTTAAAACACTAATTTCgaattaattcaaaaaataagtAGATTTAAGGTTATTGAGTGTATACACTTAGTATAGTTGAGGTTGTGTAAAATATAAGTGCAAAATACCATACAATAggatataaatattgaaatagtaCATACCACACATTTTGCATTAGGAT includes:
- the LOC111241037 gene encoding uncharacterized protein LOC111241037, with product MCNYFYLLYNLTFTLTGRXGKGSCSAAAIPEDDMDDGSPCLLYILEDTEMVLVARGTEFRSTTVCHGMQLLEDEVKVLVDEMIIPDAPVPLSTEVIFTVEQAFKSFISWPKFLVKPVSDPSTQAQEKILLSEDDPLVYVWGX